Proteins from one Bacteroidales bacterium genomic window:
- a CDS encoding citrate (Si)-synthase, translating into MSTLKKRLKEKIEAHRPRTIKLLKEYGDVKVGEVTIAQAMNGMRGVKGLTTDISYLDPEEGIRFRGKTIPEVMEVMPKPAGKDYPYVEGFWFFLLTGDVPTQKEAEEVVEEFKERRQLPQYVIDLLRAMPGKTHPMAMFSAALLSMQQESKFARYYSSGKFNKMDAWEYMYEDATDIIARIPSVAAYIYRMRFKSDMIIEPDYTLDMGGNFAHQMGIPDPYDDVARMYFILHSDHESGNVSAHTTHLVGSALSDAYYSLSAGLNGLAGPLHGLANQEVLSWVQGVREKMGGKVPSEDEMKKFVWDTLNSGNVIPGYGHAVLRKTDPRYQSQREFCLKHLPNDELFKFVDILYKVVPDILKEHGKAKNPWPNVDAQSGVIQWFFGLREYDFYTVLFGVGRAIGVLANLTWDRALGYAIERPKSLTTDMLEKIAGIK; encoded by the coding sequence ATGTCAACTTTAAAGAAAAGATTAAAAGAAAAAATTGAAGCACACCGTCCCAGAACAATTAAATTATTAAAAGAATACGGTGACGTTAAAGTAGGAGAAGTAACCATTGCTCAAGCAATGAACGGAATGAGAGGAGTAAAAGGTTTAACAACCGACATTTCTTATCTCGACCCGGAAGAAGGTATTCGTTTCAGAGGAAAAACAATTCCGGAAGTTATGGAAGTAATGCCCAAACCCGCAGGAAAAGATTATCCTTATGTTGAAGGATTTTGGTTCTTCTTATTAACAGGTGATGTTCCTACTCAAAAAGAAGCAGAAGAAGTTGTTGAAGAATTTAAAGAAAGAAGACAACTTCCGCAATACGTTATTGATTTATTGAGGGCAATGCCGGGCAAAACTCACCCTATGGCAATGTTTTCGGCAGCATTATTATCAATGCAACAAGAATCAAAATTTGCAAGGTATTACAGCTCAGGCAAATTCAACAAAATGGATGCTTGGGAATATATGTATGAAGATGCAACCGATATTATTGCTCGTATTCCTTCTGTTGCCGCTTATATTTACCGAATGAGGTTCAAAAGCGATATGATTATCGAGCCCGATTATACATTGGATATGGGCGGAAACTTTGCACATCAAATGGGAATTCCTGACCCTTATGATGATGTTGCAAGAATGTATTTTATTCTTCACTCAGATCACGAATCAGGTAATGTTTCTGCACACACAACTCATTTAGTAGGCTCTGCTCTTTCAGATGCATATTATTCATTATCAGCAGGATTAAACGGATTAGCAGGACCACTTCACGGACTTGCAAACCAAGAAGTTTTATCTTGGGTACAAGGTGTTCGTGAAAAAATGGGAGGCAAAGTTCCTTCAGAAGATGAAATGAAAAAATTTGTTTGGGACACTTTAAACTCAGGAAATGTAATTCCGGGATACGGGCATGCAGTTCTCAGAAAAACAGACCCGCGTTACCAATCTCAAAGAGAATTTTGCTTAAAACATCTTCCGAATGATGAATTATTCAAATTTGTTGATATATTGTATAAAGTAGTTCCGGATATTTTAAAAGAACACGGTAAAGCAAAAAATCCTTGGCCTAATGTTGATGCACAATCAGGTGTTATTCAATGGTTCTTCGGATTAAGAGAATATGATTTCTATACAGTATTGTTCGGCGTAGGACGTGCAATAGGTGTTCTTGCTAATTTAACTTGGGACAGAGCATTAGGTTATGCAATTGAACGACCAAAATCATTAACAACTGA
- a CDS encoding OmpA family protein, with product MTKKISGIIIICLIYTSAFSQNNQTIKGDLFYESYSYTECIEKFEGISDKSNELKRKLAESYFKTGNYVKSEEYYSQLANDDNKISDDIYNYAFVLSVNKKYSESEKWMVLFNKVNSSDKRGKEYIKNKGFYTKLLEDKNQFEIKNIDFNNEQEDFGTSYYKNKIVFASSRKQTQFVNRKWNWNKLPYLDLYIAETENGNLVKIKPFKKSINKKYHEGPASFSENGTFMVFTRNNYTGKSSDNVNKLQLYFSEFEKGEWKDPSPFLFNSKEFSTAHASLTPDGKTMYLASDMPGGFGGVDLYISKLNEDKIWTEPVNLGEKINTEGNEMFPFIHKNGYLFFASDGLPGLGGLDIFMTKVSENDFSTPLNPGIPINSSYDDFSFIIDKEMKTGYFSSSREEGKGNDDIYSFNMLKPFGVEIKGTTKDDKGNILAETNVILFDESGKIIGMQTTDENGNFSFTVETDKKYKLKGVKDKFSNGENIINTKGISGKVNASMILSGKTDFSVFISIMDKKTNEPIENVNVILLNKDTKLTDKFVTNKKGSFEKITKNKKINDKLKYKLILSKDGYMTKSVDYDITLKTEGKQELKMFIDKIEVGMDLNDIIEINPIYFDLNKYAIRSDAAIELDKIVKVMTENPNMIIELGSHTDSRGSDSYNLKLSDKRAKSSAKYIKERISNPNRIYGKGYGETKLKNRCKNGVKCSEKEHQENRRTEFKIIKQ from the coding sequence ATGACAAAAAAAATATCGGGAATAATTATAATATGTCTTATATATACATCGGCATTTTCTCAAAATAATCAAACAATAAAAGGAGATCTTTTCTATGAGAGTTATTCTTATACAGAGTGTATAGAAAAATTTGAAGGTATTTCTGATAAATCAAATGAATTAAAAAGGAAACTGGCTGAATCTTATTTCAAAACCGGTAATTATGTTAAATCTGAGGAATATTATTCTCAATTAGCAAATGATGACAACAAAATTAGCGATGATATTTATAATTATGCTTTTGTATTATCCGTAAATAAAAAATATTCAGAATCCGAAAAATGGATGGTATTATTTAACAAAGTCAACAGTTCAGATAAAAGAGGTAAAGAATACATAAAAAACAAAGGTTTTTATACTAAATTATTAGAGGATAAAAATCAATTTGAAATTAAAAATATAGATTTCAATAATGAACAGGAAGATTTCGGAACTTCATACTATAAAAATAAAATTGTTTTTGCATCATCAAGAAAACAAACACAGTTTGTAAACAGAAAATGGAACTGGAATAAATTACCGTATTTAGATTTGTACATTGCTGAGACAGAGAATGGTAACTTAGTTAAAATTAAACCGTTTAAAAAATCAATAAACAAGAAATATCATGAAGGTCCTGCATCTTTTAGCGAAAACGGAACTTTTATGGTTTTTACAAGAAATAATTATACCGGCAAAAGTTCAGATAATGTAAATAAATTACAACTATATTTTTCCGAATTTGAAAAAGGAGAATGGAAAGACCCGAGTCCGTTTTTGTTTAACAGCAAAGAGTTTTCAACAGCCCATGCAAGTTTAACTCCCGACGGAAAAACAATGTATCTTGCATCTGATATGCCCGGCGGTTTCGGAGGCGTAGATTTATACATATCTAAATTAAATGAAGATAAAATTTGGACAGAACCCGTAAATTTAGGCGAAAAAATCAATACCGAAGGAAATGAAATGTTTCCGTTTATTCATAAAAACGGTTATCTGTTTTTTGCTTCAGACGGATTGCCCGGTTTAGGAGGTTTAGATATTTTCATGACAAAAGTTTCAGAAAATGATTTTTCAACACCCTTAAATCCTGGAATACCGATAAACAGCAGTTATGATGATTTTTCGTTCATAATTGATAAAGAAATGAAAACCGGATATTTCTCCTCAAGCCGAGAAGAAGGAAAAGGCAACGATGATATTTATTCTTTTAATATGTTAAAACCTTTTGGTGTTGAAATTAAAGGAACAACAAAAGATGACAAAGGAAATATATTAGCCGAAACAAATGTTATACTGTTTGATGAGTCCGGCAAAATTATAGGAATGCAAACAACAGACGAAAACGGTAATTTTTCATTTACGGTCGAAACAGATAAGAAATATAAACTTAAAGGGGTAAAAGATAAGTTTTCAAACGGGGAAAATATTATTAATACAAAAGGAATATCCGGTAAAGTTAATGCAAGCATGATTTTGTCCGGAAAAACTGACTTTTCTGTTTTTATTTCAATAATGGATAAAAAAACAAATGAACCAATAGAAAATGTCAATGTCATTCTATTAAATAAAGATACAAAACTGACAGATAAATTTGTTACAAACAAAAAAGGAAGTTTTGAAAAAATAACAAAGAATAAAAAAATAAATGATAAATTAAAGTACAAATTAATTCTGTCAAAAGACGGATACATGACAAAGAGTGTAGATTATGATATAACTCTGAAAACAGAGGGAAAACAAGAACTTAAAATGTTTATTGATAAAATTGAAGTAGGAATGGATTTAAATGATATTATTGAAATTAATCCTATCTATTTTGATTTGAATAAATATGCAATACGCTCTGATGCAGCAATTGAACTGGATAAAATTGTAAAAGTTATGACTGAAAATCCAAATATGATTATTGAACTGGGTTCTCATACCGACAGCAGAGGAAGTGACAGTTATAATTTAAAACTTTCTGATAAACGTGCAAAATCTTCCGCAAAATATATTAAAGAAAGAATTTCAAATCCGAACAGAATTTACGGAAAAGGTTACGGAGAAACTAAACTGAAAAATCGTTGTAAAAACGGTGTAAAATGTTCAGAAAAAGAACACCAAGAAAACAGGCGAACAGAATTTAAAATTATTAAACAATAA